A single region of the Raphanus sativus cultivar WK10039 chromosome 1, ASM80110v3, whole genome shotgun sequence genome encodes:
- the LOC108846633 gene encoding uncharacterized protein LOC108846633, whose protein sequence is MEKLQFPALDITGTNYISWVTNVELHVESLGLSETVKENNTSTSQDKTKSVIFLTRHLDESIIYDYANMRDPKELSKSLKDRIVAKLRYCGETITESQMLKNTYTTFHKSHITLQQQYRLRGYTKFSDLIVALLIAEKNNELLIKNHMTRPTGSKAFPEANALNAKKPAKENKAFRGRGRGRQNYHGRG, encoded by the exons ATGGAGAAGCTCCAATTTCCCGCTCTCGATATCACCGGGACCAACTATATTTCTTGGGTTACCAATGTCGAACTCCACGTTGAATCTCTTGGTTTATCTGAAACCGTTAAAGAGAATAATACTTCAACGTCTCAAGACAAGACTAAATCGGTGATCTTCCTTACAAGACACCTTGATGAAAGTATTATTTATGACTATGCTAACATGAGAGATCCTAAAGAGCTATCAAAGTCTCTGAAAGATC GAATTGTGGCCAAATTAAGATACTGTGGTGAAACAATCACCGAGTCTCAAATGCTTAAAAATACATACACCACATTCCACAAAAGCCACATCACTCTGCAACAACAGTATAGATTGCGGGGATATACTAAATTTTCAGATTTGATTGTGGCGCTTCTCATAGCAGAAAAGAACAACGAGCTCCTGATCAAGAATCACATGACACGCCCAACTGGTTCCAAAGCATTTCCCGAAGCAAACGCATTAAATGCAAAGAAACCAGCAAAGGAAAATAAGGCTTTTCGCGGTCGCGGACGTGGTCGTCAAAACTACCATGGACGTGGATGA